A genomic window from Canis lupus dingo isolate Sandy chromosome 13, ASM325472v2, whole genome shotgun sequence includes:
- the PUF60 gene encoding poly(U)-binding-splicing factor PUF60 isoform X7, which yields MENGQSTAAKLGLPPLTPEQQEALQKAKKYAMEQSIKSVLVKQTIAHQQQQLTNLQMAAVTMGFGDPLSPLQSMAAQRQRALAIMCRVYVGSIYYELGEDTIRQAFAPFGPIKSIDMSWDSVTMKHKGFAFVEYEVPEAAQLALEQMNSVMLGGRNIKVGRPSNIGQAQPIIDQLAEEARAFNRIYVASVHQDLSDDDIKSVFEAFGKIKSCTLARDPTTGKHKGYGFIEYEKAQSSQDAVSSMNLFDLGGQYLRVGKAVTPPMPLLTPATPGGLPPAAAVAAAAATAKITAQEAVAGAAVLGTLATPGLVSPALTLAQPLGALPQAVMAAQAPGVITGVTPARPPIPVTIPSVGVVNPILASPPTLGLLEPKKEKEEEELFPESERPEMLSEQEHMSISGSSARHMVMQKLLRKQESTVMVLRNMVDPKDIDDDLEGEVTEECGKFGAVNRVIIYQEKQGEEEDAEIIVKIFVEFSIASETHKAIQALNGRWFAGRKVVAEVYDQERFDNSDLSA from the exons ATGGAGAACGGGCAGAGCACAGCCGCGAAGCTGGGACTGCCTCCTCTGACGCCTGAGCAGCAAGAGGCCCTCCAGAAG GCCAAGAAGTACGCCATGGAGCAGAGCATCAAGAGCGTGCTGGTGAAGCAGACCATCgcgcaccagcagcagcagctcaccAACCTGCAG ATGGCAGCAGTGACAATGGGCTTTGGAGATCCTCTCTCACCTTTGCAATCG ATGGCAGCTCAGCGGCAGCGGGCACTGGCCATCATGTGCCGGGTCTACGTGGGTTCCATCTACTATGAGCTCGGGGAAGACACCATCCGCCAGGCTTTTGCTCCCTTTGGACCCATCAAGAGCATTGACATGTCCTGGGACTCCGTCACCATGAAGCACAAG GGCTTTGCCTTTGTGGAGTACGAGGTCCCAGAAGCGGCACAGCTCGCCTTGGAGCAGATGAACTCAGTGATGTTAGGAGGCAGGAACATCAAG gtAGGGAGACCTAGCAACATAGGGCAGGCCCAGCCCATCATAGACCAGCTAGCTGAGGAGGCACGAGCCTTCAACCGCATCTACGTGGCTTCTGTGCACCAGGACCTTTCAGACGACGACATCAAGAGCGTATTTGAGGCCTTTGGCAAAATCAAATCCTGCACGCTCGCCCGGGACCCTACAACTGGCAAGCACAAGGGTTATGGTTTCATTG AGTATGAAAAGGCCCAGTCGTCCCAGGATGCCGTGTCTTCCATGAACCTTTTTGATCTGGGTGGCCAGTACTTGCGGGTGGGCAAGGCTGTCACACCCCCCATGCCCCTGCTTACACCTGCCACACCTGGAGGCCTCCCGCCTGCTGCTGCTGTGGCCGCGGCTGCAGCCACAGCCAAGATCACAGCTCAG GAAGCAGTGGCTGGTGCAGCGGTGCTGGGTACCCTGGCCACACCTGGATTGGTGTCCCCTGCACTGACTCTGGCCCAGCCTCTGGGGGCTTTACCCCAGGCTGTCATggctgcccaggccccaggagTCATCACAG GTGTGACCCCAGCCCGGCCTCCCATTCCGGTCACCATCCCTTCTGTGGGAGTGGTAAACCCCATCCTGGCCAGCCCCCCAACACTGGGCCTCCTGGAGcccaagaaggagaaggaagaagaggagctATTTCCCGAGTCCGAGCGGCCCGAGATGCTGAGCGAGCAGGAGCACATGAGCATCTCCGGCAGCAGCGCCCGCCACATGGTGATGCAGAAGCTGCTCCGCAAGCAGGAG TCCACAGTGATGGTTCTGCGCAACATGGTGGACCCCAAGGACATCGACGACGACCTGGAGGGGGAGGTGACCGAGGAGTGTGGCAAGTTTGGTGCTGTCAACCGCGTCATCATCTaccaggagaagcagggagaggaggaggatgcGGAGATCATTGTCAAGATTTTTGTGGAGTTCTCCATAGCCTCCGAGACTCACAAGGCCATCCAGGCCCTCAACGGGCGCTGGTTTGCTGGCCGCAAGGTGGTGGCTGAAGTATATGACCAGGAGCGTTTTGATAACAGTGACCTTTCTGCGTGA
- the PUF60 gene encoding poly(U)-binding-splicing factor PUF60 isoform X3, which produces MATATIALVNGQQGGGSEPAAAAAAVVAAGDKWKPPQGTDSIKMENGQSTAAKLGLPPLTPEQQEALQKAKKYAMEQSIKSVLVKQTIAHQQQQLTNLQMAAVTMGFGDPLSPLQSMAAQRQRALAIMCRVYVGSIYYELGEDTIRQAFAPFGPIKSIDMSWDSVTMKHKGFAFVEYEVPEAAQLALEQMNSVMLGGRNIKVGRPSNIGQAQPIIDQLAEEARAFNRIYVASVHQDLSDDDIKSVFEAFGKIKSCTLARDPTTGKHKGYGFIEYEKAQSSQDAVSSMNLFDLGGQYLRVGKAVTPPMPLLTPATPGGLPPAAAVAAAAATAKITAQEAVAGAAVLGTLATPGLVSPALTLAQPLGALPQAVMAAQAPGVITGVTPARPPIPVTIPSVGVVNPILASPPTLGLLEPKKEKEEEELFPESERPEMLSEQEHMSISGSSARHMVMQKLLRKQESTVMVLRNMVDPKDIDDDLEGEVTEECGKFGAVNRVIIYQEKQGEEEDAEIIVKIFVEFSIASETHKAIQALNGRWFAGRKVVAEVYDQERFDNSDLSA; this is translated from the exons GGGACAGACTCCATCAAGATGGAGAACGGGCAGAGCACAGCCGCGAAGCTGGGACTGCCTCCTCTGACGCCTGAGCAGCAAGAGGCCCTCCAGAAG GCCAAGAAGTACGCCATGGAGCAGAGCATCAAGAGCGTGCTGGTGAAGCAGACCATCgcgcaccagcagcagcagctcaccAACCTGCAG ATGGCAGCAGTGACAATGGGCTTTGGAGATCCTCTCTCACCTTTGCAATCG ATGGCAGCTCAGCGGCAGCGGGCACTGGCCATCATGTGCCGGGTCTACGTGGGTTCCATCTACTATGAGCTCGGGGAAGACACCATCCGCCAGGCTTTTGCTCCCTTTGGACCCATCAAGAGCATTGACATGTCCTGGGACTCCGTCACCATGAAGCACAAG GGCTTTGCCTTTGTGGAGTACGAGGTCCCAGAAGCGGCACAGCTCGCCTTGGAGCAGATGAACTCAGTGATGTTAGGAGGCAGGAACATCAAG gtAGGGAGACCTAGCAACATAGGGCAGGCCCAGCCCATCATAGACCAGCTAGCTGAGGAGGCACGAGCCTTCAACCGCATCTACGTGGCTTCTGTGCACCAGGACCTTTCAGACGACGACATCAAGAGCGTATTTGAGGCCTTTGGCAAAATCAAATCCTGCACGCTCGCCCGGGACCCTACAACTGGCAAGCACAAGGGTTATGGTTTCATTG AGTATGAAAAGGCCCAGTCGTCCCAGGATGCCGTGTCTTCCATGAACCTTTTTGATCTGGGTGGCCAGTACTTGCGGGTGGGCAAGGCTGTCACACCCCCCATGCCCCTGCTTACACCTGCCACACCTGGAGGCCTCCCGCCTGCTGCTGCTGTGGCCGCGGCTGCAGCCACAGCCAAGATCACAGCTCAG GAAGCAGTGGCTGGTGCAGCGGTGCTGGGTACCCTGGCCACACCTGGATTGGTGTCCCCTGCACTGACTCTGGCCCAGCCTCTGGGGGCTTTACCCCAGGCTGTCATggctgcccaggccccaggagTCATCACAG GTGTGACCCCAGCCCGGCCTCCCATTCCGGTCACCATCCCTTCTGTGGGAGTGGTAAACCCCATCCTGGCCAGCCCCCCAACACTGGGCCTCCTGGAGcccaagaaggagaaggaagaagaggagctATTTCCCGAGTCCGAGCGGCCCGAGATGCTGAGCGAGCAGGAGCACATGAGCATCTCCGGCAGCAGCGCCCGCCACATGGTGATGCAGAAGCTGCTCCGCAAGCAGGAG TCCACAGTGATGGTTCTGCGCAACATGGTGGACCCCAAGGACATCGACGACGACCTGGAGGGGGAGGTGACCGAGGAGTGTGGCAAGTTTGGTGCTGTCAACCGCGTCATCATCTaccaggagaagcagggagaggaggaggatgcGGAGATCATTGTCAAGATTTTTGTGGAGTTCTCCATAGCCTCCGAGACTCACAAGGCCATCCAGGCCCTCAACGGGCGCTGGTTTGCTGGCCGCAAGGTGGTGGCTGAAGTATATGACCAGGAGCGTTTTGATAACAGTGACCTTTCTGCGTGA
- the PUF60 gene encoding poly(U)-binding-splicing factor PUF60 isoform X1, translating into MAVALWPFQQVNGQQGGGSEPAAAAAAVVAAGDKWKPPQGTDSIKMENGQSTAAKLGLPPLTPEQQEALQKAKKYAMEQSIKSVLVKQTIAHQQQQLTNLQMAAVTMGFGDPLSPLQSMAAQRQRALAIMCRVYVGSIYYELGEDTIRQAFAPFGPIKSIDMSWDSVTMKHKGFAFVEYEVPEAAQLALEQMNSVMLGGRNIKVGRPSNIGQAQPIIDQLAEEARAFNRIYVASVHQDLSDDDIKSVFEAFGKIKSCTLARDPTTGKHKGYGFIEYEKAQSSQDAVSSMNLFDLGGQYLRVGKAVTPPMPLLTPATPGGLPPAAAVAAAAATAKITAQEAVAGAAVLGTLATPGLVSPALTLAQPLGALPQAVMAAQAPGVITGVTPARPPIPVTIPSVGVVNPILASPPTLGLLEPKKEKEEEELFPESERPEMLSEQEHMSISGSSARHMVMQKLLRKQESTVMVLRNMVDPKDIDDDLEGEVTEECGKFGAVNRVIIYQEKQGEEEDAEIIVKIFVEFSIASETHKAIQALNGRWFAGRKVVAEVYDQERFDNSDLSA; encoded by the exons GGGACAGACTCCATCAAGATGGAGAACGGGCAGAGCACAGCCGCGAAGCTGGGACTGCCTCCTCTGACGCCTGAGCAGCAAGAGGCCCTCCAGAAG GCCAAGAAGTACGCCATGGAGCAGAGCATCAAGAGCGTGCTGGTGAAGCAGACCATCgcgcaccagcagcagcagctcaccAACCTGCAG ATGGCAGCAGTGACAATGGGCTTTGGAGATCCTCTCTCACCTTTGCAATCG ATGGCAGCTCAGCGGCAGCGGGCACTGGCCATCATGTGCCGGGTCTACGTGGGTTCCATCTACTATGAGCTCGGGGAAGACACCATCCGCCAGGCTTTTGCTCCCTTTGGACCCATCAAGAGCATTGACATGTCCTGGGACTCCGTCACCATGAAGCACAAG GGCTTTGCCTTTGTGGAGTACGAGGTCCCAGAAGCGGCACAGCTCGCCTTGGAGCAGATGAACTCAGTGATGTTAGGAGGCAGGAACATCAAG gtAGGGAGACCTAGCAACATAGGGCAGGCCCAGCCCATCATAGACCAGCTAGCTGAGGAGGCACGAGCCTTCAACCGCATCTACGTGGCTTCTGTGCACCAGGACCTTTCAGACGACGACATCAAGAGCGTATTTGAGGCCTTTGGCAAAATCAAATCCTGCACGCTCGCCCGGGACCCTACAACTGGCAAGCACAAGGGTTATGGTTTCATTG AGTATGAAAAGGCCCAGTCGTCCCAGGATGCCGTGTCTTCCATGAACCTTTTTGATCTGGGTGGCCAGTACTTGCGGGTGGGCAAGGCTGTCACACCCCCCATGCCCCTGCTTACACCTGCCACACCTGGAGGCCTCCCGCCTGCTGCTGCTGTGGCCGCGGCTGCAGCCACAGCCAAGATCACAGCTCAG GAAGCAGTGGCTGGTGCAGCGGTGCTGGGTACCCTGGCCACACCTGGATTGGTGTCCCCTGCACTGACTCTGGCCCAGCCTCTGGGGGCTTTACCCCAGGCTGTCATggctgcccaggccccaggagTCATCACAG GTGTGACCCCAGCCCGGCCTCCCATTCCGGTCACCATCCCTTCTGTGGGAGTGGTAAACCCCATCCTGGCCAGCCCCCCAACACTGGGCCTCCTGGAGcccaagaaggagaaggaagaagaggagctATTTCCCGAGTCCGAGCGGCCCGAGATGCTGAGCGAGCAGGAGCACATGAGCATCTCCGGCAGCAGCGCCCGCCACATGGTGATGCAGAAGCTGCTCCGCAAGCAGGAG TCCACAGTGATGGTTCTGCGCAACATGGTGGACCCCAAGGACATCGACGACGACCTGGAGGGGGAGGTGACCGAGGAGTGTGGCAAGTTTGGTGCTGTCAACCGCGTCATCATCTaccaggagaagcagggagaggaggaggatgcGGAGATCATTGTCAAGATTTTTGTGGAGTTCTCCATAGCCTCCGAGACTCACAAGGCCATCCAGGCCCTCAACGGGCGCTGGTTTGCTGGCCGCAAGGTGGTGGCTGAAGTATATGACCAGGAGCGTTTTGATAACAGTGACCTTTCTGCGTGA
- the PUF60 gene encoding poly(U)-binding-splicing factor PUF60 isoform X2, translating into MATATIALQVNGQQGGGSEPAAAAAAVVAAGDKWKPPQGTDSIKMENGQSTAAKLGLPPLTPEQQEALQKAKKYAMEQSIKSVLVKQTIAHQQQQLTNLQMAAVTMGFGDPLSPLQSMAAQRQRALAIMCRVYVGSIYYELGEDTIRQAFAPFGPIKSIDMSWDSVTMKHKGFAFVEYEVPEAAQLALEQMNSVMLGGRNIKVGRPSNIGQAQPIIDQLAEEARAFNRIYVASVHQDLSDDDIKSVFEAFGKIKSCTLARDPTTGKHKGYGFIEYEKAQSSQDAVSSMNLFDLGGQYLRVGKAVTPPMPLLTPATPGGLPPAAAVAAAAATAKITAQEAVAGAAVLGTLATPGLVSPALTLAQPLGALPQAVMAAQAPGVITGVTPARPPIPVTIPSVGVVNPILASPPTLGLLEPKKEKEEEELFPESERPEMLSEQEHMSISGSSARHMVMQKLLRKQESTVMVLRNMVDPKDIDDDLEGEVTEECGKFGAVNRVIIYQEKQGEEEDAEIIVKIFVEFSIASETHKAIQALNGRWFAGRKVVAEVYDQERFDNSDLSA; encoded by the exons GGGACAGACTCCATCAAGATGGAGAACGGGCAGAGCACAGCCGCGAAGCTGGGACTGCCTCCTCTGACGCCTGAGCAGCAAGAGGCCCTCCAGAAG GCCAAGAAGTACGCCATGGAGCAGAGCATCAAGAGCGTGCTGGTGAAGCAGACCATCgcgcaccagcagcagcagctcaccAACCTGCAG ATGGCAGCAGTGACAATGGGCTTTGGAGATCCTCTCTCACCTTTGCAATCG ATGGCAGCTCAGCGGCAGCGGGCACTGGCCATCATGTGCCGGGTCTACGTGGGTTCCATCTACTATGAGCTCGGGGAAGACACCATCCGCCAGGCTTTTGCTCCCTTTGGACCCATCAAGAGCATTGACATGTCCTGGGACTCCGTCACCATGAAGCACAAG GGCTTTGCCTTTGTGGAGTACGAGGTCCCAGAAGCGGCACAGCTCGCCTTGGAGCAGATGAACTCAGTGATGTTAGGAGGCAGGAACATCAAG gtAGGGAGACCTAGCAACATAGGGCAGGCCCAGCCCATCATAGACCAGCTAGCTGAGGAGGCACGAGCCTTCAACCGCATCTACGTGGCTTCTGTGCACCAGGACCTTTCAGACGACGACATCAAGAGCGTATTTGAGGCCTTTGGCAAAATCAAATCCTGCACGCTCGCCCGGGACCCTACAACTGGCAAGCACAAGGGTTATGGTTTCATTG AGTATGAAAAGGCCCAGTCGTCCCAGGATGCCGTGTCTTCCATGAACCTTTTTGATCTGGGTGGCCAGTACTTGCGGGTGGGCAAGGCTGTCACACCCCCCATGCCCCTGCTTACACCTGCCACACCTGGAGGCCTCCCGCCTGCTGCTGCTGTGGCCGCGGCTGCAGCCACAGCCAAGATCACAGCTCAG GAAGCAGTGGCTGGTGCAGCGGTGCTGGGTACCCTGGCCACACCTGGATTGGTGTCCCCTGCACTGACTCTGGCCCAGCCTCTGGGGGCTTTACCCCAGGCTGTCATggctgcccaggccccaggagTCATCACAG GTGTGACCCCAGCCCGGCCTCCCATTCCGGTCACCATCCCTTCTGTGGGAGTGGTAAACCCCATCCTGGCCAGCCCCCCAACACTGGGCCTCCTGGAGcccaagaaggagaaggaagaagaggagctATTTCCCGAGTCCGAGCGGCCCGAGATGCTGAGCGAGCAGGAGCACATGAGCATCTCCGGCAGCAGCGCCCGCCACATGGTGATGCAGAAGCTGCTCCGCAAGCAGGAG TCCACAGTGATGGTTCTGCGCAACATGGTGGACCCCAAGGACATCGACGACGACCTGGAGGGGGAGGTGACCGAGGAGTGTGGCAAGTTTGGTGCTGTCAACCGCGTCATCATCTaccaggagaagcagggagaggaggaggatgcGGAGATCATTGTCAAGATTTTTGTGGAGTTCTCCATAGCCTCCGAGACTCACAAGGCCATCCAGGCCCTCAACGGGCGCTGGTTTGCTGGCCGCAAGGTGGTGGCTGAAGTATATGACCAGGAGCGTTTTGATAACAGTGACCTTTCTGCGTGA
- the PUF60 gene encoding poly(U)-binding-splicing factor PUF60 isoform X8 yields the protein MATATIALGTDSIKMENGQSTAAKLGLPPLTPEQQEALQKAKKYAMEQSIKSVLVKQTIAHQQQQLTNLQMAAQRQRALAIMCRVYVGSIYYELGEDTIRQAFAPFGPIKSIDMSWDSVTMKHKGFAFVEYEVPEAAQLALEQMNSVMLGGRNIKVGRPSNIGQAQPIIDQLAEEARAFNRIYVASVHQDLSDDDIKSVFEAFGKIKSCTLARDPTTGKHKGYGFIEYEKAQSSQDAVSSMNLFDLGGQYLRVGKAVTPPMPLLTPATPGGLPPAAAVAAAAATAKITAQEAVAGAAVLGTLATPGLVSPALTLAQPLGALPQAVMAAQAPGVITGVTPARPPIPVTIPSVGVVNPILASPPTLGLLEPKKEKEEEELFPESERPEMLSEQEHMSISGSSARHMVMQKLLRKQESTVMVLRNMVDPKDIDDDLEGEVTEECGKFGAVNRVIIYQEKQGEEEDAEIIVKIFVEFSIASETHKAIQALNGRWFAGRKVVAEVYDQERFDNSDLSA from the exons GGGACAGACTCCATCAAGATGGAGAACGGGCAGAGCACAGCCGCGAAGCTGGGACTGCCTCCTCTGACGCCTGAGCAGCAAGAGGCCCTCCAGAAG GCCAAGAAGTACGCCATGGAGCAGAGCATCAAGAGCGTGCTGGTGAAGCAGACCATCgcgcaccagcagcagcagctcaccAACCTGCAG ATGGCAGCTCAGCGGCAGCGGGCACTGGCCATCATGTGCCGGGTCTACGTGGGTTCCATCTACTATGAGCTCGGGGAAGACACCATCCGCCAGGCTTTTGCTCCCTTTGGACCCATCAAGAGCATTGACATGTCCTGGGACTCCGTCACCATGAAGCACAAG GGCTTTGCCTTTGTGGAGTACGAGGTCCCAGAAGCGGCACAGCTCGCCTTGGAGCAGATGAACTCAGTGATGTTAGGAGGCAGGAACATCAAG gtAGGGAGACCTAGCAACATAGGGCAGGCCCAGCCCATCATAGACCAGCTAGCTGAGGAGGCACGAGCCTTCAACCGCATCTACGTGGCTTCTGTGCACCAGGACCTTTCAGACGACGACATCAAGAGCGTATTTGAGGCCTTTGGCAAAATCAAATCCTGCACGCTCGCCCGGGACCCTACAACTGGCAAGCACAAGGGTTATGGTTTCATTG AGTATGAAAAGGCCCAGTCGTCCCAGGATGCCGTGTCTTCCATGAACCTTTTTGATCTGGGTGGCCAGTACTTGCGGGTGGGCAAGGCTGTCACACCCCCCATGCCCCTGCTTACACCTGCCACACCTGGAGGCCTCCCGCCTGCTGCTGCTGTGGCCGCGGCTGCAGCCACAGCCAAGATCACAGCTCAG GAAGCAGTGGCTGGTGCAGCGGTGCTGGGTACCCTGGCCACACCTGGATTGGTGTCCCCTGCACTGACTCTGGCCCAGCCTCTGGGGGCTTTACCCCAGGCTGTCATggctgcccaggccccaggagTCATCACAG GTGTGACCCCAGCCCGGCCTCCCATTCCGGTCACCATCCCTTCTGTGGGAGTGGTAAACCCCATCCTGGCCAGCCCCCCAACACTGGGCCTCCTGGAGcccaagaaggagaaggaagaagaggagctATTTCCCGAGTCCGAGCGGCCCGAGATGCTGAGCGAGCAGGAGCACATGAGCATCTCCGGCAGCAGCGCCCGCCACATGGTGATGCAGAAGCTGCTCCGCAAGCAGGAG TCCACAGTGATGGTTCTGCGCAACATGGTGGACCCCAAGGACATCGACGACGACCTGGAGGGGGAGGTGACCGAGGAGTGTGGCAAGTTTGGTGCTGTCAACCGCGTCATCATCTaccaggagaagcagggagaggaggaggatgcGGAGATCATTGTCAAGATTTTTGTGGAGTTCTCCATAGCCTCCGAGACTCACAAGGCCATCCAGGCCCTCAACGGGCGCTGGTTTGCTGGCCGCAAGGTGGTGGCTGAAGTATATGACCAGGAGCGTTTTGATAACAGTGACCTTTCTGCGTGA
- the PUF60 gene encoding poly(U)-binding-splicing factor PUF60 isoform X6 gives MATATIALGTDSIKMENGQSTAAKLGLPPLTPEQQEALQKAKKYAMEQSIKSVLVKQTIAHQQQQLTNLQMAAVTMGFGDPLSPLQSMAAQRQRALAIMCRVYVGSIYYELGEDTIRQAFAPFGPIKSIDMSWDSVTMKHKGFAFVEYEVPEAAQLALEQMNSVMLGGRNIKVGRPSNIGQAQPIIDQLAEEARAFNRIYVASVHQDLSDDDIKSVFEAFGKIKSCTLARDPTTGKHKGYGFIEYEKAQSSQDAVSSMNLFDLGGQYLRVGKAVTPPMPLLTPATPGGLPPAAAVAAAAATAKITAQEAVAGAAVLGTLATPGLVSPALTLAQPLGALPQAVMAAQAPGVITGVTPARPPIPVTIPSVGVVNPILASPPTLGLLEPKKEKEEEELFPESERPEMLSEQEHMSISGSSARHMVMQKLLRKQESTVMVLRNMVDPKDIDDDLEGEVTEECGKFGAVNRVIIYQEKQGEEEDAEIIVKIFVEFSIASETHKAIQALNGRWFAGRKVVAEVYDQERFDNSDLSA, from the exons GGGACAGACTCCATCAAGATGGAGAACGGGCAGAGCACAGCCGCGAAGCTGGGACTGCCTCCTCTGACGCCTGAGCAGCAAGAGGCCCTCCAGAAG GCCAAGAAGTACGCCATGGAGCAGAGCATCAAGAGCGTGCTGGTGAAGCAGACCATCgcgcaccagcagcagcagctcaccAACCTGCAG ATGGCAGCAGTGACAATGGGCTTTGGAGATCCTCTCTCACCTTTGCAATCG ATGGCAGCTCAGCGGCAGCGGGCACTGGCCATCATGTGCCGGGTCTACGTGGGTTCCATCTACTATGAGCTCGGGGAAGACACCATCCGCCAGGCTTTTGCTCCCTTTGGACCCATCAAGAGCATTGACATGTCCTGGGACTCCGTCACCATGAAGCACAAG GGCTTTGCCTTTGTGGAGTACGAGGTCCCAGAAGCGGCACAGCTCGCCTTGGAGCAGATGAACTCAGTGATGTTAGGAGGCAGGAACATCAAG gtAGGGAGACCTAGCAACATAGGGCAGGCCCAGCCCATCATAGACCAGCTAGCTGAGGAGGCACGAGCCTTCAACCGCATCTACGTGGCTTCTGTGCACCAGGACCTTTCAGACGACGACATCAAGAGCGTATTTGAGGCCTTTGGCAAAATCAAATCCTGCACGCTCGCCCGGGACCCTACAACTGGCAAGCACAAGGGTTATGGTTTCATTG AGTATGAAAAGGCCCAGTCGTCCCAGGATGCCGTGTCTTCCATGAACCTTTTTGATCTGGGTGGCCAGTACTTGCGGGTGGGCAAGGCTGTCACACCCCCCATGCCCCTGCTTACACCTGCCACACCTGGAGGCCTCCCGCCTGCTGCTGCTGTGGCCGCGGCTGCAGCCACAGCCAAGATCACAGCTCAG GAAGCAGTGGCTGGTGCAGCGGTGCTGGGTACCCTGGCCACACCTGGATTGGTGTCCCCTGCACTGACTCTGGCCCAGCCTCTGGGGGCTTTACCCCAGGCTGTCATggctgcccaggccccaggagTCATCACAG GTGTGACCCCAGCCCGGCCTCCCATTCCGGTCACCATCCCTTCTGTGGGAGTGGTAAACCCCATCCTGGCCAGCCCCCCAACACTGGGCCTCCTGGAGcccaagaaggagaaggaagaagaggagctATTTCCCGAGTCCGAGCGGCCCGAGATGCTGAGCGAGCAGGAGCACATGAGCATCTCCGGCAGCAGCGCCCGCCACATGGTGATGCAGAAGCTGCTCCGCAAGCAGGAG TCCACAGTGATGGTTCTGCGCAACATGGTGGACCCCAAGGACATCGACGACGACCTGGAGGGGGAGGTGACCGAGGAGTGTGGCAAGTTTGGTGCTGTCAACCGCGTCATCATCTaccaggagaagcagggagaggaggaggatgcGGAGATCATTGTCAAGATTTTTGTGGAGTTCTCCATAGCCTCCGAGACTCACAAGGCCATCCAGGCCCTCAACGGGCGCTGGTTTGCTGGCCGCAAGGTGGTGGCTGAAGTATATGACCAGGAGCGTTTTGATAACAGTGACCTTTCTGCGTGA